The Deltaproteobacteria bacterium genome includes the window ATGTCCAGGGTGTTCTTGTGCGCCCCGTCCTTTTCCACCACGAAATTCTTGAACAGTGTCAGGGGCGGCCTGGCGTTCAGGCAATTGGCGGCCAGATGGCGCAAAAACAGATCCTGCCCGGCGCAAAGTTCCATGACATACCGGCGCAGATCGGCCGCCAGCTCGGTCTGGCCGGACACGCCCCGGAAATCGAAAAACACGGCACTGGCCAGAACGCGCCGTGGTTCGGGCGTGACCACCCAGGACCGGACCCGAGTCTTCCAAGCGTCAAGCCCGCCCCGCCAGTCCGGATTGGAGGCCATCATGTTCCCTGGACAGCGCGGAAAACCGCACTGGATCAGATGGCCGACCATGCGTTCGGTAAAGGCCGAAAAATAGGTTTCGGCGGCCCGCTCCAGAAAATCCACGCCGCAGTTCTCAAAAATCAGGGCGTTGTCCTGGTCCGTGGCAAAGGTCTGTTCCCGGCGACCCTCGCTGCCCATGAGCAGCAGGCAAAACTTGACCGGCGGCGGCCCCAGCTCACGCAGCATCAACTCCAGCAGGCGGGTGATGACCTGGTCGTTCAGGACGGCAATCATGCGGGTGATGTTCCCGGCCTTGGCGCCCTGCTGGACCAGGGTGCGGATGACCGGCGTGAACGTGTCGCGCAGGGGATACAGGCCATTGATGGTCGTGCGGGAGGCGATTTCCCGGAACACGGACATGGGTGAGCGGCCTTGCAGCAGCATGAGGTCGTGCGAGCTGATCACCCCGCGCACCGCCCCGCCGCTGGTGACCAAAAGATGATGGATGTTCTTGGACATCATGGCCAACAGGGCGTCGAAGCACACGGCCTGGGCGTCGATACGCTCCACCGGCGTGCTCATGATGGTTTCGACCGGGGCGTGGGGGTCCAAACCCAGGGCCAGGGCCGAACGCAGGTCCGTGTCCGTGACGATGCCCCGGATGTCCCCGGATGGTTCCCGCAACAACAACGACCCGGTATTCTGACGGATCATCTCGCGCGCGGCGGCCTGGATGCTCAGACCAAAGGCCGCGCTGACCGGCTCCCGGCTGATCAGGGAGCCCACCGGGCTGCCGAACAGATGCAGACCCGTGTCCTCGTGCGGACAGGCCGGCTTGTGGCGCATTTCCTCGAAGGCCCTGGCCAAAAACGTGTCGGCAAAAGATTTGAGATAAAAACGGGACAGGGACGGATGGCGATGCACGGCCTCGAAAAACTGGGCGCGCGGAATCTTGACGACAAAGGTGTCTTCCACGGTTTCCGCGTCCAGGGCCGCCTTTTCGCCGTGAAACAGGGACAGGGCGCCCAAGGACGCCCCGTCACCCCGAATGTCCACCAGCCTGCCCTCGTCCTCGGCAAAGACGCGCACGGCCCCTTTCTGAATCAGCCACAGGCCGTCCACCTCGGTCACGCCCCGGCGCAAAAGCCGGGTCCCTGCCGGAAAAAAATCCACCAGACACTGCCGGGCAATGCGGCGCAGACCCGTCTCGTCCACTTCGGAAAAGGGCAGCGTGCTCCGCAAAAAATCCAAAATGGCGTCGTGATCCCGAGGGGCAAGTCCTGGACTCATGATGTCCTCCCGACAAAGGGGCGGTCGCCCGCCCTCGATCGCTACGATTTAATGATCCACGGCCGCGCCCGCGCCGCGCGGGATGCGCACGCTCTCGACCATGTCCTGGACCGCGGCCGGCGGGGCCGCCGTGACCAGGGAGACAAGAATCGTCACCGCGAAGTTGACGACCATGCCCACGGTGCCAATGCCTTCGGGGCTGATGCCGAAAAACCATGGGGCCACGCCCAGGAACTTGGTCTGCACGATGTAGAGCATGGTGAAGCCGATGCCCGTGACCATGCCGCCGATGGCGCCCTCGCGGGTGGTCCGCTTCCAGAAGATGCCGAGCACGATAATGGGAAAGAACGAGGACGAAGCCAGGCCAAAGGCCAGGGCCACCACCTGGGCCACGAAGCCGGGCGGGTTGATGCCGAAATAGCCGGCAATGAGCACGGCCACGCCGATCATGACCCGACCCAGAAGCAGCCGGCTTTTCTCCGAGGCGTTGCGGTTGATGACGCGGTAGTACAGATCGTGGGAAATGGCCGAGGCGATGACCAGCAGCAGCCCCGAGGCCGTGGACAGGGCCGCGGCCAGACCTCCGGCCGCGACCAGGGCGATGACCCAGGCCGGAAGCTGGGTGATCTCCGGGGTGGCCAGGACCATGATGTCATTGTCCACATAGAGCTCATTGGCGTTGTCCGTGGGGGCGTTCGTCAGCAGGCGCTGGCCGTGGGGGCCGGTTTCGCCGCTGAACGCGGGCTTGCCCGTGAAGGCCGCACCGGCCCGATAGGTGATGACGCCGTCGTTGTTTTTGTCCACCCAGGCCAGAAGGCCGGTCTTTTCCCAGTTACCAAACCAGGACGGCACGGCCGCGTAGGCCGCGTTGTTCAGGGCCGAAACCAGGGTGTAGCGCGCAAAGGCACCCAGGGCCGGGGCCGAGGTGTACAAAATGGCGATGAACAAAATGGCGTAGAACGCGGACAGCCGGGCCGCGCGCACGCTGGGCACGGTGTAAAACCGGATGATGACATGGGGCAGTCCGGCCGTGCCGACCATCAGGCACATGGTGATGGCGAACACGTCAAGCATGGGCTTGGCCCCTGGCCCGGAAAAGGCCGATGTATACTGGGCGAAACCCAGGTCCGTGCCGATCTGGTTCAGGGTTTCCAGCAGGTATTTGCCCGAATCCGGGCCGCTGATCAAAGTGGAACCGAACCCGATCTGGGGCACGGGCACGCCGGTCAGCTGGAAGGAAATGGTGATGATCGGGATGAGAAAGGCCATGATCAAAACGCAATATTGGGCCACCTGGGTCCAGGTGATGCCCTTCATGCCGCCGATGGCCGCGTACAAAAAGACAATGGCCATGCCGATGTACACGCCGGTGTTGACGTCCACCTCCAGGAAGCGGCTGAAAACAATGCCCACGCCACGCATCTGGCCCGCCACGTAGGTCAGGGAGACGAAAATGGCGCAGACCAGCGCCACGATGCGCGC containing:
- a CDS encoding cyclic nucleotide-binding/CBS domain-containing protein, which codes for MSPGLAPRDHDAILDFLRSTLPFSEVDETGLRRIARQCLVDFFPAGTRLLRRGVTEVDGLWLIQKGAVRVFAEDEGRLVDIRGDGASLGALSLFHGEKAALDAETVEDTFVVKIPRAQFFEAVHRHPSLSRFYLKSFADTFLARAFEEMRHKPACPHEDTGLHLFGSPVGSLISREPVSAAFGLSIQAAAREMIRQNTGSLLLREPSGDIRGIVTDTDLRSALALGLDPHAPVETIMSTPVERIDAQAVCFDALLAMMSKNIHHLLVTSGGAVRGVISSHDLMLLQGRSPMSVFREIASRTTINGLYPLRDTFTPVIRTLVQQGAKAGNITRMIAVLNDQVITRLLELMLRELGPPPVKFCLLLMGSEGRREQTFATDQDNALIFENCGVDFLERAAETYFSAFTERMVGHLIQCGFPRCPGNMMASNPDWRGGLDAWKTRVRSWVVTPEPRRVLASAVFFDFRGVSGQTELAADLRRYVMELCAGQDLFLRHLAANCLNARPPLTLFKNFVVEKDGAHKNTLDIKLRGLLPFMDFARVLALKHGIAETGTLGRLEALHQDGRLSRDLYHEAREAFEFLLQVRLMHQLEQMEQGIPPDNRIDPGALSSLEKRTLREAFGVTSALHAVLTEVFRLDFA
- a CDS encoding cation acetate symporter; the encoded protein is MSLQAWTYIMVGVTFVLYLGIAWAARVRDTKGFYVAGGGVPPLANGMATAADWMSAASFISMAGMISFMGYAGCMYLMGWTGGYVLLALLLAPYLRKFGKFTVPDFVGDRYYSQAARIVALVCAIFVSLTYVAGQMRGVGIVFSRFLEVDVNTGVYIGMAIVFLYAAIGGMKGITWTQVAQYCVLIMAFLIPIITISFQLTGVPVPQIGFGSTLISGPDSGKYLLETLNQIGTDLGFAQYTSAFSGPGAKPMLDVFAITMCLMVGTAGLPHVIIRFYTVPSVRAARLSAFYAILFIAILYTSAPALGAFARYTLVSALNNAAYAAVPSWFGNWEKTGLLAWVDKNNDGVITYRAGAAFTGKPAFSGETGPHGQRLLTNAPTDNANELYVDNDIMVLATPEITQLPAWVIALVAAGGLAAALSTASGLLLVIASAISHDLYYRVINRNASEKSRLLLGRVMIGVAVLIAGYFGINPPGFVAQVVALAFGLASSSFFPIIVLGIFWKRTTREGAIGGMVTGIGFTMLYIVQTKFLGVAPWFFGISPEGIGTVGMVVNFAVTILVSLVTAAPPAAVQDMVESVRIPRGAGAAVDH